One region of Bactrocera neohumeralis isolate Rockhampton chromosome 5, APGP_CSIRO_Bneo_wtdbg2-racon-allhic-juicebox.fasta_v2, whole genome shotgun sequence genomic DNA includes:
- the LOC126759495 gene encoding protein kish-A: protein MSALFNFQSLLSVILLLICTCAYLRSLFPSIMDRNKTGLLGVFWKLARIGERKSPYVAVACVVMAISILFWT from the exons atg AGTGCATTATTCAACTTTCAAAGTTTGCTATCAGTGATTTTACTTCTCATTTGCACTTGTGCATATTTGCGATCTCTATTTCCTAGCATTATGGACCGCAATAAGACGGG ctTGCTTGGTGTTTTTTGGAAGTTGGCAAGAATAGGAGAACGAAAGTCGCCTTATGTTGCCGTGGCATGCGTGGTTATGGCAATCTCCATATTGTTTTGGACGTGA